From the Thermosynechococcus sp. genome, the window AATGGCCTGCTCAGCCGCCGTTTCTCCCCAAACGAGACGATTGTAGGTATGGTGGGATCCCGTAATGTGAACGTGCTGCGTCAAGGGATGGTGGCAGAGGGCTTCACCTAGGGCGGCATCCCCTTCAACAATCTCAAGGAAACCCGCCTCAATCAGGGGGGCACAAACCTTACGAAAACAGTCCGTCAAGGGGGTCAAGAGGGGATTCATCTTCAGTAGTGCCACTCGATTGGCCACCACAAGTTGATAGAGGGCATCCGCCAAGCACAAGGATGTGATATTGCCTGCCCCCAGCACGACAGCGACCCCCGGTGGCGGTGGGTTACGGTAGGCACTGCCTTGAGTTGGGGGGTGATTGGGTTGGAGCCAAACTGCCGCTTTCACCCCAAACCAGAGTAAGCGCTCTTGCCAATTGCGCGGCAGAATCTCAGCGATCGCCTGACCGGTGGGGGCGGTTCGCCAGCGGGGTACGGGGGGAGTTGCCTCGTGACGCAGGGCATAGAGATAGTGATCCAGCTTGAGAATCAGTCCCAGAGGACCTGTTGTCCACTCTTCCCCTGCCCAGGCGCCTTGGGGATCAATTCCCTTAATTTGACAGGCTAGGGTAACCCACTCTGTGGCATGGCGGCGAGCCAGGGCCTTAACCGCTTTCAGATAGGGAATCCGCTGCCGCGGGGAGAGGGATTGCCAGCGGCTGGCCTGCTGGTGGAGGCGGTCAAGTTCGGGAATCGTGGCTGTGGAGAGTGCCATAGTGAGGTGGTTGGTTTTCTCCTGTGGACATTGTTTGTGGACATTGTTGAACAGCGGTGCCAGTTCTGGGCGGGCTGTTGTGATCAATGCTCTTGTGCCAAGAAACTCAATCGCGATCGCCCGCCCGCTGCGCTACATTAAAAAATTATGAACGATGCAGGGGAGGTAAGGCGTGATTCGTCCCGACAGCGAAGTCATTTTAGAAGTTAGAGAGTTAACGGCCAGTGTGGAGGACACCCCCATTCTCAAAGGGCTAAACTTGACGATTCGCGCGGGAGAAATTCATGCCATCATGGGACCCAATGGCTCCGGCAAAAGCACCTTCTCCAAAATTCTCGCGGGTCATCCCGACTACACGGTAACGGGTGGCGCAGTCCTCTACAAAGGCAAAAATCTCCTGGACTTGCCCCCTGAAGAGCGTGCCCGCGAAGGGGTCTTTTTGGCCTTTCAATACCCCCTTGAAATTCCGGGGGTGAGCAACCTTGACTTTTTGCGGGTAGCCTACAATGCCAAGCGGAAACACCAAGGCCTCGATGAACTGGATGCCTTTGATTTTGATGATTTGGTGCGGCAGAAAATTGAACTGGTGAAGCTAGATGAAGGCTTCCTCAATCGGGGGGTGAATGAGGGCTTCTCTGGCGGTGAGAAAAAGCGCAATGAAATTTTGCAAATGGCCCTGCTGGAACCAACCCTTGCCATCCTTGATGAAACGGACTCTGGGCTTGATATTGATGCCCTGCGCATTGTGGCCAACGGCGTCAATCAACTCACTCGCCCGGACAACTGCATTCTGCTCATTACCCACTATCAGCGGCTGTTGGACTATATCGTGCCCGACTATGTCCATGTCATGGAGGGAGGGCGCATTGTGCTCACGGGGCCGAAGGAACTGGCCCTAGAACTGGAAGCACGGGGCTATGACTGGGTTCGCGAAGAGGAGGTGGCTGCCTCATGACAATTACAGTCAATGCCAATTCCGATCAAGCGGATCTGCCCAAGGCCAGTTGCGCCAATGACCTCAATGACCTGTTGAACTTAGCCCCGCCCCTGCGCCACCCTGAGCTGGCAGTGCTACGCCAAACTGCCCGCGATCGCCTCCATGAGCAAACCTTGCCGACCCCCCGTGATGAGGATTGGCGCTTTACGGATTTATCGGTTTTACGGACGCGCTCCTTTGAACCGCCCCTTGCCCCCCTCAACCCTGAAATTGTTGCTGAGGTGCGGCATCTGCTGTGCGAACGCACTTTTCCAACCGCTGCCCAGCTGGTCCTGATTGATGGCTATTTCTGTGCTGAGCTATCGCAGGTAAAAGCCGCAGGGGTTGAGCTGTTACCGCCCACAGTGCCAGCGATCGCCCCCCCGGAGGTCTTCAGTGACCTCAATGCCGCCATGCTGGCAGAGCGGCTGTGTCTGCGCCTATCGGGACATCTCAGGGAGCCGGTGGAGGTCTTCTTTGTCAGTAGTCGGCAGCAGCAGAGTGTGGTCTCACCCCGCCTTACCGTTGAAGTGGCTGCCCACGGTCAAGGGACCCTGATTGAACGCTTTTTGTCCCTCAGCGGTGACCAACAGTTCACCAACACTGTGACGGAAATTTCCCTGGGTGCGGCTGCTTGCTTGCACCATGTGCGAATTCAACACCAATCGCCGACGGCGATTCACATTGGCTCTACAGCAGTGTGCCAAGCTCAAGACAGTGACTACGAGGGGCATGCCATTGATTTGGGGGGATGCTTGAGTCGCCATCATTGGCAGGTACAGATCCAAGGCAGTGGTAGCCAGACAATCTTGAAGGGGCTAGCGATCGCCATGGATGAGCAGATCGTAGACACCCACTCAGCAGTGCTCTTCCATGCTCCCCACAGCAGGAGTGCACAGATTCACAAGTGCATTCTTGGCGATCGCGCCCATGGTATTTTTAATGGTCGCGTCGTTGTGCCCCACGTGGCGCAACTCACGGACGCCAGCCAGCTCAATCGCACACTGCTGCTTTCCGACAAAGCCCGTGTCGATACCAAGCCGCAACTGGAAATTGTGGCTGATAACGTCAAGTGCTCCCACGGTGCCACCGTCAGTCAACTGGCCGCGGCGGACCTCTTTTACCTGCGCAGTCGCGGCCTTGATCAGCGCCAAGCACGGGATTTACTGGTGAAGGCCTTTGCCCTTGAGCAGCTCAGCGACATGACACCCGAGCCACTACGGGAGGAAATTGAGGAAGCACTGCTCGCCAAATTAGGCGGATCGCTGCCGTAACATCCGCCAGCCAGTGAAAAACATCAGGAGCAAAGCCGTACCCAGCAGCAAGACGTAGAGGGGTTTTAGGGCTGCGCCCAGATAGGCTCCTTCATGAATTTGTAATAAAATAGCCACCCTTTCTTTCGGCAACCCCAGCCAATAGCGACTCAAATGATACATCACTCCTGTGATGGCACTGATTAGCAATGGCAGAAGGAGAACCAAGGCGCCATATTGATGTATTACCCTTATATTCCTCTTGGCAGAAGAGAGGCCACGTTTTAGAAGCCGAGGATTAATTAACCTGAAGCCACTGGCAATCAAGACAACCACGGCCAAGCTGAGCAAGAGCATATAAATGCAACTAAACCATTCCCCCAGACAGCTACCCGTATGGATTGCCATCATAGCTCTACCAAAGTCCTTTGATAGATTGAACCAACTACGACCTAGACGATAGGCTAGCCCCGTAGAAACTGTTAGCCCTAAGGGTAAAAACAGAGCGATCGCTAGTTGACGATGTAGGTGACGGATGTTCATCTTAATCAAAATAACGCAGCAAATTAAATTTCAGCCCATTTCCGCAGCAAGTTAGAGTACACCTTGCACAGGAGATCAAACTCTACGGTCTTTCCCTGCTTTTCAAAAATGCTGTGGCGAACCGTATCTAACTCAAAGAGCAGTTCCCGCTCTAGGGGATCACGAATCAAACTTTGCACCCAGGCAACTGCCACCAGGCGCACCCCCTTACTCACTGCCTCCACGCGATGGAGAAAGATAGAAGGATAAACAATCATTGATCCCGCAGGTAGCTTAAAATACTGCTCTCCGAGGCTGGTGTCGAGAACCAATGCCCCTCCTTCGTAGGTCAAAGGATCAGTTAGAAAAATCGTTAGGGAAAGATCAGAGCGGCTCAATTGATCACCACTTCCCATCAGGGCATTGTCCATATGGGTACC encodes:
- the sufC gene encoding Fe-S cluster assembly ATPase SufC, with product MIRPDSEVILEVRELTASVEDTPILKGLNLTIRAGEIHAIMGPNGSGKSTFSKILAGHPDYTVTGGAVLYKGKNLLDLPPEERAREGVFLAFQYPLEIPGVSNLDFLRVAYNAKRKHQGLDELDAFDFDDLVRQKIELVKLDEGFLNRGVNEGFSGGEKKRNEILQMALLEPTLAILDETDSGLDIDALRIVANGVNQLTRPDNCILLITHYQRLLDYIVPDYVHVMEGGRIVLTGPKELALELEARGYDWVREEEVAAS
- the sufD gene encoding Fe-S cluster assembly protein SufD; this translates as MTITVNANSDQADLPKASCANDLNDLLNLAPPLRHPELAVLRQTARDRLHEQTLPTPRDEDWRFTDLSVLRTRSFEPPLAPLNPEIVAEVRHLLCERTFPTAAQLVLIDGYFCAELSQVKAAGVELLPPTVPAIAPPEVFSDLNAAMLAERLCLRLSGHLREPVEVFFVSSRQQQSVVSPRLTVEVAAHGQGTLIERFLSLSGDQQFTNTVTEISLGAAACLHHVRIQHQSPTAIHIGSTAVCQAQDSDYEGHAIDLGGCLSRHHWQVQIQGSGSQTILKGLAIAMDEQIVDTHSAVLFHAPHSRSAQIHKCILGDRAHGIFNGRVVVPHVAQLTDASQLNRTLLLSDKARVDTKPQLEIVADNVKCSHGATVSQLAAADLFYLRSRGLDQRQARDLLVKAFALEQLSDMTPEPLREEIEEALLAKLGGSLP
- a CDS encoding PepSY domain-containing protein; the protein is MNIRHLHRQLAIALFLPLGLTVSTGLAYRLGRSWFNLSKDFGRAMMAIHTGSCLGEWFSCIYMLLLSLAVVVLIASGFRLINPRLLKRGLSSAKRNIRVIHQYGALVLLLPLLISAITGVMYHLSRYWLGLPKERVAILLQIHEGAYLGAALKPLYVLLLGTALLLMFFTGWRMLRQRSA
- a CDS encoding Fe2+-dependent dioxygenase: MLLQIDQLLSTQELSQLNTLLQAGVFENGKRTAGIYAKRVKDNQQLVQEGEEYQVASEMVRSALGRNRLFQTYVQPKMIGPLLFSRYEAGMAYGTHMDNALMGSGDQLSRSDLSLTIFLTDPLTYEGGALVLDTSLGEQYFKLPAGSMIVYPSIFLHRVEAVSKGVRLVAVAWVQSLIRDPLERELLFELDTVRHSIFEKQGKTVEFDLLCKVYSNLLRKWAEI